One segment of Anser cygnoides isolate HZ-2024a breed goose chromosome 5, Taihu_goose_T2T_genome, whole genome shotgun sequence DNA contains the following:
- the CTNND1 gene encoding catenin delta-1 isoform X5, which yields MDDSEVESTASILASVKEQEAQFEKLTRALEEERRHVSAQLERVRVSPQDAGPGLANGTLTRRHQNGRFLGDADLERQKFPDLKLNGPQDHSHLLYSTIPRMQDPGQIVEETYTMEEDPEGAMSVVSVETSDDGTTRRTETTVKKVVKTVTTRTVQQVPLGPDGLPLETSPVGTNYVQTMDRNFRKNGNGGPGTYLSQPGTATLPRNYHYPDGYGRPYDDGGYPGSDHSYGSLSRVTRIDERYRPSMDTYRAPSRQDIYGPQPQVRVGGSNMDLNHFHPEPYGLEDDQRSVGFDDVDYGLMSDYGTARRAGTPSDPRRRLRSYEDMLVDEVAPDRYYWAPLAQHERGSLASLDSLRKGAPAPGSWRQPELPEVIAMLSFRLDAVKSNAAAYLQHLCYRNDKVKTEVRKLKGIPVLVGLLDHPKKEVHYGACGALKNISFGKDQDNKIAIKNCDGVPALVRLLRKAHDMDLTEVITGTLWNLSSHDSIKMAIVDNALHALTDEVVIPRSGWEREPNEDSKPRHIEWESVLTNTAGCLRNVSSERSEARRKLRECDGLVDALIYIIQSEIGQKDSDSKLVENCVCLLRNLSYQVHREIPHAERYQETPLVPTNNTGPHAASCFGAKKGKDEWFSRGKKLPEDPGADTVDFPKRTTPAKGYELLFQPEVVRIYISLLKESKTPAILEASAGAIQNLCAGSWTYGRYIRSALRQEKGLSAIADLLTNDSERVVKAASGALRNLAVDSRNKELIGKHAIPSLVKNLPGGQQTPAKNLSEDTVVSILNTINEVIAENLEAAKKLRETQGIEKLVLINKTGNRSEREVRAAALVLQTVWGYKELRKPLEKEGWKKSDFQVNLNSASRTQGGNSFDDSTLPLIDRNQKTDKKSSREEIQMSNMGPDNYSTLNEMEHSRTLERPGDLGDTEPVKAAPLMDEGQEPRPEAEEAEEDAPVPCPVSKI from the exons ATGGACGACTCGGAAGTGGAGTCGACCGCCAGCATCCTTGCCTCCGTCAAGGAGCAGGAGGCGCAGTTTGAGAAGCTGACGCGGGCGCTGGAGGAGGAGCGGCGCCATGTCTCGGCCCAGCTGGAACGAGTCCGGGTCTCCCCGCAGGACGCCGGCCCGGGCTTGGCCAACGGCACGCTCACCCGGCGGCACCAG AACGGCCGTTTCTTGGGCGATGCTGACCTGGAAAGGCAGAAATTCCCAGATCTGAAGCTCAACGGACCACAG GACCACAGCCACCTCTTGTACAGCACAATCCCCAGAATGCAGGACCCGGGCCAGATCGTAGAGGAGACGTACACCATGGAGGAGGACCCCGAAGGAGCCATGTCCGTGGTGTCGGTGGAGACGTCGGATGATGGGACGACCCGGCGCACGGAGACCACG GTGAAGAAAGTGGTGAAGACGGTGACCACGCGGACGGTGCAGCAGGTCCCGCTGGGGCCCGACGGCTTACCCTTGGAAACCTCCCCCGTCGGCACCAACTACGTCCAGACGATGGACAGGAACTTCCGCAAGAACGGCAACGGCGGCCCCGGCACCTACCTGAGCCAGCCGGGCACGGCCACGCTGCCTCGTAACTACCACTACCCCGACGGCTACGGCCGCCCCTACGACGACGGCGGCTACCCGGGCAGCGACCACAGCTACGGCAGCCTGTCCCGCGTCACCCGCATCGACGAGCGCTACCGCCCCTCCATGGACACCTACCGGGCCCCCAGCCGGCAGGACATCtacggcccccagccccaggtgcGCGTCGGGGGCAGCAACATGGACCTCAACCACTTCCACCCCGAGCCCTACGGCCTGGAGGACGACCAGCGCAGCGTGGGCTTCGACGATGTGGACTACGGGCTTATGTCGGACTACGGCACGGCCAGGAGGGCAGGGACCCCGTCCGATCCCCGGCGTCGGCTCAG GAGCTACGAGGACATGCTGGTGGACGAAGTGGCTCCCGACCGGTACTACTGGGCCCCGCTGGCTCAGCACGAGCGGGGCAGCTTGGCCAGCCTGGACAGCCTGCGGAAaggggccccggccccgggcagctGGCGCCAGCCGGAGCTGCCGGAGGTGATCGCCATGCTGAGCTTTCGCCTGGACGCCGTCAAGTCCAACGCCGCCGCCTacctgcagcacctctgctaCCGCAACGACAAGGTGAAGACAGAAGTGCGCAAGCTGAAGGGCATCccggtgctggtggggctgctcGACCACCCCAAGAAGGAGGTGCACTACGGCGCCTGCGGGGCGCTCAAGAACATCTCCTTCGGCAAGGACCAGGACAACAAGATCGCCATCAAGAACTGCGACGGGGTGCCGGCCCTCGTGCGCCTCTTGCGAAAGGCTCACGACATGGACCTCACGGAGGTCATCACAG GGACGCTGTGGAACCTGTCCTCGCACGACTCCATCAAGATGGCCATCGTGGATAACGCGCTGCACGCCCTGACCGACGAGGTGGTCATTCCCCGCTCGGGCTGGGAGCGAGAGCCCAACGAGGACTCGAAACCCCGCCACATCGAGTGGGAGTCAGTGCTCACCAACACTGCCGGCTGCCTCAG GAACGTGAGCTCCGAGCGGAGCGAAGCCCGGCGGAAGCTGCGGGAATGTGACGGCCTGGTGGACGCCTTGATATACATCATCCAGTCTGAGATCGGCCAGAAGGACTCGGACAGCAAG CTGGTGGAGAACTGCGTGTGCCTGCTGAGGAACTTGTCCTACCAAGTCCACCGTGAGATCCCGCATGCCGAGCGCTACCAGGAGACACCTCTGGTCCCCACCAACAACACCGGGCCCCACGCCGCAAGCTGCTTCGGTGCCAAGAAGGGCAAAG ACGAGTGGTTCTCCAGAG GTAAAAAGCTCCCGGAAGACCCTGGTGCCGACACAGTGGATTTTCCCAAAAGAACAACTCCAGCCAAAG GCTACGAGCTCCTGTTCCAGCCGGAGGTGGTGCGGATATACATCTCCCTGCTGAAGGAGAGCAAGACTCCAGCCATTCTAGAGGCTTCGGCGGGAGCGATCCAGAACCtgtgtgctggcagctggaCG TATGGCCGGTACATCCGCTCGGCGCTCCGCCAGGAGAAGGGGCTCTCTGCCATCGCTGACCTCCTGACCAACGACAGCGAGCGCGTGGTGAAGGCAGCCTCCGGAGCCCTGCGCAACCTGGCTGTGGACTCGCGGAACAAAGAGCTGATAG GTAAACACGCGATCCCCAGCCTAGTGAAGAACCTGCCTGGAGGCCAGCAGACCCCAGCCAAAAACCTCTCCGAGGACACCGTGGTGTCCATCCTCAACACCATCAACGAAGTCATCGCGGAGAACCTCGAGGCCGCCAAGAAGCTGCGGGAAACACAGGGGATCGAGAAGTTGGTGCTGATCAACAAAACTGG GAACCGCTCAGAGAGGGAGGTCCGAGCGGCTGCCCTCGTCTTGCAGACGGTTTGGGGTTACAAAGAGCTGCGGAAGCCCCTGGAGAAGGAAGGTTGGAAGAAGTCAGATTTCCAG GTGAACCTGAACAGCGCCTCTCGGACCCAGGGGGGCAACTCATTTGATGACAGCACCCTGCCTCTCATCGACAGAAACCAAAAAACAG ACAAGAAATCCTCCCGGGAGGAGATCCAGATGAGCAACATGGGACCAG ACAACTACTCCACGCTGAACGAGATGGAGCACAGCAGGACGCTGGAGCGACCCGGCGACCTCGGGGACACGGAGCCAGTGAAGGCGGCGCCGCTGATG GACGAGGGGCAGGAGCCGCGGCCCGAGGcagaggaggcggaggaggatGCCCCTGTGCCTTGCCCCGTGTCG AAGATCTAG
- the CTNND1 gene encoding catenin delta-1 isoform X4 has product MDDSEVESTASILASVKEQEAQFEKLTRALEEERRHVSAQLERVRVSPQDAGPGLANGTLTRRHQNGRFLGDADLERQKFPDLKLNGPQDHSHLLYSTIPRMQDPGQIVEETYTMEEDPEGAMSVVSVETSDDGTTRRTETTVKKVVKTVTTRTVQQVPLGPDGLPLETSPVGTNYVQTMDRNFRKNGNGGPGTYLSQPGTATLPRNYHYPDGYGRPYDDGGYPGSDHSYGSLSRVTRIDERYRPSMDTYRAPSRQDIYGPQPQVRVGGSNMDLNHFHPEPYGLEDDQRSVGFDDVDYGLMSDYGTARRAGTPSDPRRRLRSYEDMLVDEVAPDRYYWAPLAQHERGSLASLDSLRKGAPAPGSWRQPELPEVIAMLSFRLDAVKSNAAAYLQHLCYRNDKVKTEVRKLKGIPVLVGLLDHPKKEVHYGACGALKNISFGKDQDNKIAIKNCDGVPALVRLLRKAHDMDLTEVITGTLWNLSSHDSIKMAIVDNALHALTDEVVIPRSGWEREPNEDSKPRHIEWESVLTNTAGCLRNVSSERSEARRKLRECDGLVDALIYIIQSEIGQKDSDSKLVENCVCLLRNLSYQVHREIPHAERYQETPLVPTNNTGPHAASCFGAKKGKDEWFSRGKKLPEDPGADTVDFPKRTTPAKGYELLFQPEVVRIYISLLKESKTPAILEASAGAIQNLCAGSWTYGRYIRSALRQEKGLSAIADLLTNDSERVVKAASGALRNLAVDSRNKELIGKHAIPSLVKNLPGGQQTPAKNLSEDTVVSILNTINEVIAENLEAAKKLRETQGIEKLVLINKTGNRSEREVRAAALVLQTVWGYKELRKPLEKEGWKKSDFQVNLNSASRTQGGNSFDDSTLPLIDRNQKTDKKSSREEIQMSNMGPDNYSTLNEMEHSRTLERPGDLGDTEPVKAAPLMDEGQEPRPEAEEAEEDAPVPCPVSQKI; this is encoded by the exons ATGGACGACTCGGAAGTGGAGTCGACCGCCAGCATCCTTGCCTCCGTCAAGGAGCAGGAGGCGCAGTTTGAGAAGCTGACGCGGGCGCTGGAGGAGGAGCGGCGCCATGTCTCGGCCCAGCTGGAACGAGTCCGGGTCTCCCCGCAGGACGCCGGCCCGGGCTTGGCCAACGGCACGCTCACCCGGCGGCACCAG AACGGCCGTTTCTTGGGCGATGCTGACCTGGAAAGGCAGAAATTCCCAGATCTGAAGCTCAACGGACCACAG GACCACAGCCACCTCTTGTACAGCACAATCCCCAGAATGCAGGACCCGGGCCAGATCGTAGAGGAGACGTACACCATGGAGGAGGACCCCGAAGGAGCCATGTCCGTGGTGTCGGTGGAGACGTCGGATGATGGGACGACCCGGCGCACGGAGACCACG GTGAAGAAAGTGGTGAAGACGGTGACCACGCGGACGGTGCAGCAGGTCCCGCTGGGGCCCGACGGCTTACCCTTGGAAACCTCCCCCGTCGGCACCAACTACGTCCAGACGATGGACAGGAACTTCCGCAAGAACGGCAACGGCGGCCCCGGCACCTACCTGAGCCAGCCGGGCACGGCCACGCTGCCTCGTAACTACCACTACCCCGACGGCTACGGCCGCCCCTACGACGACGGCGGCTACCCGGGCAGCGACCACAGCTACGGCAGCCTGTCCCGCGTCACCCGCATCGACGAGCGCTACCGCCCCTCCATGGACACCTACCGGGCCCCCAGCCGGCAGGACATCtacggcccccagccccaggtgcGCGTCGGGGGCAGCAACATGGACCTCAACCACTTCCACCCCGAGCCCTACGGCCTGGAGGACGACCAGCGCAGCGTGGGCTTCGACGATGTGGACTACGGGCTTATGTCGGACTACGGCACGGCCAGGAGGGCAGGGACCCCGTCCGATCCCCGGCGTCGGCTCAG GAGCTACGAGGACATGCTGGTGGACGAAGTGGCTCCCGACCGGTACTACTGGGCCCCGCTGGCTCAGCACGAGCGGGGCAGCTTGGCCAGCCTGGACAGCCTGCGGAAaggggccccggccccgggcagctGGCGCCAGCCGGAGCTGCCGGAGGTGATCGCCATGCTGAGCTTTCGCCTGGACGCCGTCAAGTCCAACGCCGCCGCCTacctgcagcacctctgctaCCGCAACGACAAGGTGAAGACAGAAGTGCGCAAGCTGAAGGGCATCccggtgctggtggggctgctcGACCACCCCAAGAAGGAGGTGCACTACGGCGCCTGCGGGGCGCTCAAGAACATCTCCTTCGGCAAGGACCAGGACAACAAGATCGCCATCAAGAACTGCGACGGGGTGCCGGCCCTCGTGCGCCTCTTGCGAAAGGCTCACGACATGGACCTCACGGAGGTCATCACAG GGACGCTGTGGAACCTGTCCTCGCACGACTCCATCAAGATGGCCATCGTGGATAACGCGCTGCACGCCCTGACCGACGAGGTGGTCATTCCCCGCTCGGGCTGGGAGCGAGAGCCCAACGAGGACTCGAAACCCCGCCACATCGAGTGGGAGTCAGTGCTCACCAACACTGCCGGCTGCCTCAG GAACGTGAGCTCCGAGCGGAGCGAAGCCCGGCGGAAGCTGCGGGAATGTGACGGCCTGGTGGACGCCTTGATATACATCATCCAGTCTGAGATCGGCCAGAAGGACTCGGACAGCAAG CTGGTGGAGAACTGCGTGTGCCTGCTGAGGAACTTGTCCTACCAAGTCCACCGTGAGATCCCGCATGCCGAGCGCTACCAGGAGACACCTCTGGTCCCCACCAACAACACCGGGCCCCACGCCGCAAGCTGCTTCGGTGCCAAGAAGGGCAAAG ACGAGTGGTTCTCCAGAG GTAAAAAGCTCCCGGAAGACCCTGGTGCCGACACAGTGGATTTTCCCAAAAGAACAACTCCAGCCAAAG GCTACGAGCTCCTGTTCCAGCCGGAGGTGGTGCGGATATACATCTCCCTGCTGAAGGAGAGCAAGACTCCAGCCATTCTAGAGGCTTCGGCGGGAGCGATCCAGAACCtgtgtgctggcagctggaCG TATGGCCGGTACATCCGCTCGGCGCTCCGCCAGGAGAAGGGGCTCTCTGCCATCGCTGACCTCCTGACCAACGACAGCGAGCGCGTGGTGAAGGCAGCCTCCGGAGCCCTGCGCAACCTGGCTGTGGACTCGCGGAACAAAGAGCTGATAG GTAAACACGCGATCCCCAGCCTAGTGAAGAACCTGCCTGGAGGCCAGCAGACCCCAGCCAAAAACCTCTCCGAGGACACCGTGGTGTCCATCCTCAACACCATCAACGAAGTCATCGCGGAGAACCTCGAGGCCGCCAAGAAGCTGCGGGAAACACAGGGGATCGAGAAGTTGGTGCTGATCAACAAAACTGG GAACCGCTCAGAGAGGGAGGTCCGAGCGGCTGCCCTCGTCTTGCAGACGGTTTGGGGTTACAAAGAGCTGCGGAAGCCCCTGGAGAAGGAAGGTTGGAAGAAGTCAGATTTCCAG GTGAACCTGAACAGCGCCTCTCGGACCCAGGGGGGCAACTCATTTGATGACAGCACCCTGCCTCTCATCGACAGAAACCAAAAAACAG ACAAGAAATCCTCCCGGGAGGAGATCCAGATGAGCAACATGGGACCAG ACAACTACTCCACGCTGAACGAGATGGAGCACAGCAGGACGCTGGAGCGACCCGGCGACCTCGGGGACACGGAGCCAGTGAAGGCGGCGCCGCTGATG GACGAGGGGCAGGAGCCGCGGCCCGAGGcagaggaggcggaggaggatGCCCCTGTGCCTTGCCCCGTGTCG CAGAAGATCTAG
- the CTNND1 gene encoding catenin delta-1 isoform X3 produces MDDSEVESTASILASVKEQEAQFEKLTRALEEERRHVSAQLERVRVSPQDAGPGLANGTLTRRHQNGRFLGDADLERQKFPDLKLNGPQDHSHLLYSTIPRMQDPGQIVEETYTMEEDPEGAMSVVSVETSDDGTTRRTETTVKKVVKTVTTRTVQQVPLGPDGLPLETSPVGTNYVQTMDRNFRKNGNGGPGTYLSQPGTATLPRNYHYPDGYGRPYDDGGYPGSDHSYGSLSRVTRIDERYRPSMDTYRAPSRQDIYGPQPQVRVGGSNMDLNHFHPEPYGLEDDQRSVGFDDVDYGLMSDYGTARRAGTPSDPRRRLRSYEDMLVDEVAPDRYYWAPLAQHERGSLASLDSLRKGAPAPGSWRQPELPEVIAMLSFRLDAVKSNAAAYLQHLCYRNDKVKTEVRKLKGIPVLVGLLDHPKKEVHYGACGALKNISFGKDQDNKIAIKNCDGVPALVRLLRKAHDMDLTEVITGTLWNLSSHDSIKMAIVDNALHALTDEVVIPRSGWEREPNEDSKPRHIEWESVLTNTAGCLRNVSSERSEARRKLRECDGLVDALIYIIQSEIGQKDSDSKLVENCVCLLRNLSYQVHREIPHAERYQETPLVPTNNTGPHAASCFGAKKGKDEWFSRGKKLPEDPGADTVDFPKRTTPAKGYELLFQPEVVRIYISLLKESKTPAILEASAGAIQNLCAGSWTYGRYIRSALRQEKGLSAIADLLTNDSERVVKAASGALRNLAVDSRNKELIGKHAIPSLVKNLPGGQQTPAKNLSEDTVVSILNTINEVIAENLEAAKKLRETQGIEKLVLINKTGNRSEREVRAAALVLQTVWGYKELRKPLEKEGWKKSDFQVNLNSASRTQGGNSFDDSTLPLIDRNQKTDKKSSREEIQMSNMGPDNYSTLNEMEHSRTLERPGDLGDTEPVKAAPLMQDEGQEPRPEAEEAEEDAPVPCPVSKI; encoded by the exons ATGGACGACTCGGAAGTGGAGTCGACCGCCAGCATCCTTGCCTCCGTCAAGGAGCAGGAGGCGCAGTTTGAGAAGCTGACGCGGGCGCTGGAGGAGGAGCGGCGCCATGTCTCGGCCCAGCTGGAACGAGTCCGGGTCTCCCCGCAGGACGCCGGCCCGGGCTTGGCCAACGGCACGCTCACCCGGCGGCACCAG AACGGCCGTTTCTTGGGCGATGCTGACCTGGAAAGGCAGAAATTCCCAGATCTGAAGCTCAACGGACCACAG GACCACAGCCACCTCTTGTACAGCACAATCCCCAGAATGCAGGACCCGGGCCAGATCGTAGAGGAGACGTACACCATGGAGGAGGACCCCGAAGGAGCCATGTCCGTGGTGTCGGTGGAGACGTCGGATGATGGGACGACCCGGCGCACGGAGACCACG GTGAAGAAAGTGGTGAAGACGGTGACCACGCGGACGGTGCAGCAGGTCCCGCTGGGGCCCGACGGCTTACCCTTGGAAACCTCCCCCGTCGGCACCAACTACGTCCAGACGATGGACAGGAACTTCCGCAAGAACGGCAACGGCGGCCCCGGCACCTACCTGAGCCAGCCGGGCACGGCCACGCTGCCTCGTAACTACCACTACCCCGACGGCTACGGCCGCCCCTACGACGACGGCGGCTACCCGGGCAGCGACCACAGCTACGGCAGCCTGTCCCGCGTCACCCGCATCGACGAGCGCTACCGCCCCTCCATGGACACCTACCGGGCCCCCAGCCGGCAGGACATCtacggcccccagccccaggtgcGCGTCGGGGGCAGCAACATGGACCTCAACCACTTCCACCCCGAGCCCTACGGCCTGGAGGACGACCAGCGCAGCGTGGGCTTCGACGATGTGGACTACGGGCTTATGTCGGACTACGGCACGGCCAGGAGGGCAGGGACCCCGTCCGATCCCCGGCGTCGGCTCAG GAGCTACGAGGACATGCTGGTGGACGAAGTGGCTCCCGACCGGTACTACTGGGCCCCGCTGGCTCAGCACGAGCGGGGCAGCTTGGCCAGCCTGGACAGCCTGCGGAAaggggccccggccccgggcagctGGCGCCAGCCGGAGCTGCCGGAGGTGATCGCCATGCTGAGCTTTCGCCTGGACGCCGTCAAGTCCAACGCCGCCGCCTacctgcagcacctctgctaCCGCAACGACAAGGTGAAGACAGAAGTGCGCAAGCTGAAGGGCATCccggtgctggtggggctgctcGACCACCCCAAGAAGGAGGTGCACTACGGCGCCTGCGGGGCGCTCAAGAACATCTCCTTCGGCAAGGACCAGGACAACAAGATCGCCATCAAGAACTGCGACGGGGTGCCGGCCCTCGTGCGCCTCTTGCGAAAGGCTCACGACATGGACCTCACGGAGGTCATCACAG GGACGCTGTGGAACCTGTCCTCGCACGACTCCATCAAGATGGCCATCGTGGATAACGCGCTGCACGCCCTGACCGACGAGGTGGTCATTCCCCGCTCGGGCTGGGAGCGAGAGCCCAACGAGGACTCGAAACCCCGCCACATCGAGTGGGAGTCAGTGCTCACCAACACTGCCGGCTGCCTCAG GAACGTGAGCTCCGAGCGGAGCGAAGCCCGGCGGAAGCTGCGGGAATGTGACGGCCTGGTGGACGCCTTGATATACATCATCCAGTCTGAGATCGGCCAGAAGGACTCGGACAGCAAG CTGGTGGAGAACTGCGTGTGCCTGCTGAGGAACTTGTCCTACCAAGTCCACCGTGAGATCCCGCATGCCGAGCGCTACCAGGAGACACCTCTGGTCCCCACCAACAACACCGGGCCCCACGCCGCAAGCTGCTTCGGTGCCAAGAAGGGCAAAG ACGAGTGGTTCTCCAGAG GTAAAAAGCTCCCGGAAGACCCTGGTGCCGACACAGTGGATTTTCCCAAAAGAACAACTCCAGCCAAAG GCTACGAGCTCCTGTTCCAGCCGGAGGTGGTGCGGATATACATCTCCCTGCTGAAGGAGAGCAAGACTCCAGCCATTCTAGAGGCTTCGGCGGGAGCGATCCAGAACCtgtgtgctggcagctggaCG TATGGCCGGTACATCCGCTCGGCGCTCCGCCAGGAGAAGGGGCTCTCTGCCATCGCTGACCTCCTGACCAACGACAGCGAGCGCGTGGTGAAGGCAGCCTCCGGAGCCCTGCGCAACCTGGCTGTGGACTCGCGGAACAAAGAGCTGATAG GTAAACACGCGATCCCCAGCCTAGTGAAGAACCTGCCTGGAGGCCAGCAGACCCCAGCCAAAAACCTCTCCGAGGACACCGTGGTGTCCATCCTCAACACCATCAACGAAGTCATCGCGGAGAACCTCGAGGCCGCCAAGAAGCTGCGGGAAACACAGGGGATCGAGAAGTTGGTGCTGATCAACAAAACTGG GAACCGCTCAGAGAGGGAGGTCCGAGCGGCTGCCCTCGTCTTGCAGACGGTTTGGGGTTACAAAGAGCTGCGGAAGCCCCTGGAGAAGGAAGGTTGGAAGAAGTCAGATTTCCAG GTGAACCTGAACAGCGCCTCTCGGACCCAGGGGGGCAACTCATTTGATGACAGCACCCTGCCTCTCATCGACAGAAACCAAAAAACAG ACAAGAAATCCTCCCGGGAGGAGATCCAGATGAGCAACATGGGACCAG ACAACTACTCCACGCTGAACGAGATGGAGCACAGCAGGACGCTGGAGCGACCCGGCGACCTCGGGGACACGGAGCCAGTGAAGGCGGCGCCGCTGATG CAGGACGAGGGGCAGGAGCCGCGGCCCGAGGcagaggaggcggaggaggatGCCCCTGTGCCTTGCCCCGTGTCG AAGATCTAG